One window of Klebsiella quasivariicola genomic DNA carries:
- a CDS encoding ATP-binding cassette domain-containing protein, whose amino-acid sequence MLTVNHLTLSVKRQPLLREVTFSVAPGEVLTLMGPSGSGKSTLFAWMIGALSGDFRAEGELWLNERRCDTLPTERRRIGILFQDPLLFDHFSVGQNLQLALPECVRGEARKVAVEQALNRAGLAGFAPRDPATLSGGQRARVSLLRALLARPEALLLDEPFSRLDATLRAGFRRWVFEELARQAIPAILVTHDREDGPPAGRCLAMERWQ is encoded by the coding sequence GTGCTAACCGTAAACCATCTGACCCTGAGCGTGAAACGCCAGCCGCTGCTGCGGGAGGTTACCTTTTCGGTGGCGCCTGGCGAGGTGCTGACGCTGATGGGCCCCTCCGGTAGCGGGAAATCGACGCTGTTTGCCTGGATGATTGGCGCCCTGTCAGGCGATTTTCGCGCCGAAGGCGAGCTGTGGCTCAACGAACGGCGCTGCGATACGCTGCCGACGGAGCGTCGGCGCATCGGCATCCTGTTTCAGGACCCTCTGCTGTTCGACCATTTCAGCGTCGGGCAAAATTTACAGCTGGCGCTGCCGGAGTGCGTGCGCGGCGAGGCGCGAAAAGTCGCAGTCGAGCAGGCGCTCAACCGCGCCGGACTGGCTGGCTTCGCCCCACGCGATCCGGCCACGCTCTCCGGCGGGCAGCGGGCGCGGGTGAGCCTGCTACGTGCGCTGCTGGCGCGCCCCGAGGCGCTGCTGCTCGATGAGCCCTTCAGCCGCCTGGATGCCACCCTGCGCGCCGGGTTCCGCCGCTGGGTTTTTGAGGAACTGGCCCGCCAGGCCATTCCGGCGATCCTTGTGACCCACGATCGCGAGGACGGTCCGCCGGCGGGGCGCTGCCTGGCGATGGAGCGCTGGCAATGA